A section of the Drosophila subobscura isolate 14011-0131.10 chromosome A, UCBerk_Dsub_1.0, whole genome shotgun sequence genome encodes:
- the LOC117896643 gene encoding uncharacterized protein LOC117896643, with amino-acid sequence MPYNLWLRRRLQLLASMLLCALLGYLTSSSAKPTLSFSLPQGLQGFPSFQSFTQQILEQRSVRQMKTYSGKRLSNDSLIMIYYHDLTIAVTELGPQKLLLGCELIEIYNDKEGKMLLDGLSHYNRPLEIKFEEMLKLMDQCEHVDKLSYASRHKLRAGSGAERSSSGGGGGTSVADKPAASGTDGLKLATNIFPRSPFSLLSGIIPGTKWCGTGDIAETYSDLGSEMDMDRCCRQHDLCPVKIRAYQPKYDLMNDSIYTKSHCICDDMLFSCLKKTNTSASQLMGSIYFNLVQVPCLDGRSDQYKFRKAKEGF; translated from the exons ATGCCCTACAATCTGTGGCTGCGccggcggctgcagctgctcgccTCGATGCTGCTCTGCGCCCTGCTCGGCTATCTCACATCCTCGTCGGCGAAGCCCACGCTCTCGTTCAGCCTGCCACAGGGCCTGCAGGGCTTTCCCTCCTTTCAATCGTTCACCCAGCAGATACTCGAGCAGCGCAGTGTGCGGCAAATGAAGACCTACAG CGGCAAGCGGCTGAGCAACGACTCACTCATTATGATATATTATCACGATCTGACCATAGCCGTAACGGAGCTGGGGCcacagaagctgctgctgggctgcgaACTGATCGAAATCTA CAACGACAAGGAGGGCAAGATGCTGCTGGATGGACTCTCGCACTACAATCGCCCGCTGGAGATCAAGTTCGAGGAGATGCTCAAGCTGATGGATCAATGTGAGCACGTGGACAAGCTCAGCTACGCCTCGCGGCACAAGCTCAGAGCGGGGAGTGGCgcagagcggagcagcagcggcggcggcggcggcaccagcGTTGCGGATAAGCCCGCAGCCAGTGGCACGGATGGCCTCAAGCTGGCCACCAACATCTTTCCGCGCAGTCCCTTCTCCCTGCTCAGCGGCATTATTCCAG GCACCAAGTGGTGCGGCACCGGGGACATTGCGGAGACGTACAGCGATCTGGGCAGCGAGATGGACATGgatcgctgctgccgccagcaCGATCTCTGCCCGGTGAAGATCCGAGCCTACCAGCCCAAGTACGACCTCATGAATGACTCCATCTACACCAA GTCCCACTGCATCTGCGATGACATGCTGTTCAGCTGCCTGAAGAAGACAAACACCTCGGCCAGCCAGCTGATGGGCTCCATTTACTTCAATCTGGTGCAGGTGCCCTGCCTGGATGGGCGCAGCGATCAGTACAAGTTCCGCAAGGCCAAGGAGGGCTTCTAG
- the LOC117896737 gene encoding type-1 angiotensin II receptor-associated protein yields MTDLNELLGSPFVRVKLVAFVHFFFISNAMLGSWGHGAYEFYNFLFIISMFWSIHSKDSIEAVQTALVIDASSIFFDLVSIIIYFHYMNGWAIAFSIINLILRPVSVALLYREFNTRGGSLQTGSVFPTSQQRSYQDIDRPTQPTPTNAQPGPNVASIF; encoded by the exons ATGACCGACCTAAACGAATTGCTGGGATCGCCATTTGTGCGCGTCAAG TTGGTGGCGTTTGTGCATTTCTTCTTCATATCGAATGCCATGCTGGGCAGCTGGGGGCATGGAGCCTATGAGTTCTACAATTTTCTGTTCATCATTTCCATGTTCTGGTCGATCCACAGCAAGGACTCAATTGAAGCAGTGCAAACG GCGCTCGTCATCGATGCTTCGAGCATATTCTTTGATCTAGTCAGCATTATCATTTATTTCCATTACATGA ATGGCTGGGCCATTGCCTTTAGCATTATTAACCTGATCCTGCGGCCCGTGAGCGTGGCGCTGCTCTATCGCGAGTTCAATACGCGCGGCGGCAGCCTGCAGACGGGCTCGGTCTTtcccaccagccagcagcgcaGCTACCAGGACATTGATCGTCCCACGCAGCCGACACCAACCAACGCGCAGCCGGGCCCCAATGTGGCCAGCATTTTCTAG
- the LOC117903671 gene encoding uncharacterized protein LOC117903671, whose translation MANKSVPVKKILSPLQPAITSDMVNKLQQTPEPKAKISGTQDGSVAATWRSPQLMIVFEDGDLHSARQHLLDSLQNPFAEGAVATVLLQESVRDQFVGLVAQNLKRLEPQVASHPSYVRTLAQIEQLKAKVVKAEGDVPADASPLLVSDFSSSYLGQPGPTGAITLHTFRTAREATQVNVKESVPYARVSIWNEKLACAYEVLGQLAVDTITINCFNPDLSPIQPAFEGNRNDVCLVKGYHYETLTVNSKRRIVVFPVGTIFAN comes from the exons ATGGCCAACAAGTCCGTGCCGGTGAAGAAAATACTCAGCCCACTCCAGCCAGCGATCACCAGCGACATGGtcaacaagctgcagcagacgcCGGAGCCCAAGGCGAAG ATTTCGGGGACTCAAGATGGAAGCGTGGCTGCTACGTGGCGGTCCCCCCAGCTAATGATCGTGTTCGAGGACGGCGACCTGCATTCGGCACGGCAGCACCTGCTCGACTCGCTGCAGAACCCGTTCGCGGAGGGAGCCGTGGCcacggtgctgctgcaggagagTGTGCGGGATCAGTTTGTGGGCCTGGTGGCCCAGAACCTCAAGCGACTGGAGCCACAGGTGGCCAGCCATCCCAGCTATGTGCGCACCCTGGCCCAGATCGAGCAGCTCAAGGCCAAAGTGGTCAAAGCTGAGGGAGATGTCCCAGCCGATGCATCGCCCCTGCTGGTGTCCGACTTTTCGAGCAGCTATCTGGGACAGCCGGGGCCTACCGGCGCCATTACCCTGCACACCTTCCGCACTGCGCGCGAGGCCACGCAGGTGAATGTGAAGGAGTCTGTGCCCTATGCCCGGGTCAGCATCTGGAACGAGAAGCTAGCTTGTGCCTACGAAGTACTCGGTCAACTGGCCGTCGACACCATCACGATCAACTGCTTCAACCCGGATCTGAGCCCCATCCAACCGGCGTTCGAGGGCAACCGAAACGATGTTTGCCTGGTCAAGGGCTATCACTACGAGACGCTGACAGTGAATTCTAAGCGCAGGATCGTCGTCTTCCCAGTGGGCACCATATTCGCCAACTAA
- the LOC117903668 gene encoding putative inorganic phosphate cotransporter isoform X2 has protein sequence MPPHKWTDETRDASCYYADADDAANRRHPSSSSLDDDDDDDDADDEQEAFCAGDRPLIRGGGGGVGGAAAAGVEGRDSCGLKTRHIFGLMGFLGFAVVYAMRVNLSVAIVAMVNQTAIPHSNGSVVDDDTCPMPEPGRNDSGHRMPEGEFVWDEATQGLVLGSFFYGYVLTQVPGGRMAELIGGKLIYGYGVLVTAIFTLLTPLAARWDLPLLILVRILEGMGEGVTYPAMHAMLAHWIPPLERNKFAAIVYAGSNIGTVISMPLAGWLCSLDFLGGWPSAFYIFGLLGILWFVCWMYLVYDRPSLHPRISIKEREYIERSLRTQSLISQTADEEEDEEEEAGDGDAGVRLRHGDMDENIPWRSLLSSVPLWAILLTQCGQGWAFYTQLTELPTYMSNILHFDIQSNALLNAVPYLTAWFVGIACSALADWMLARRYISLVNSYKLWNTVASVVPSLGLIGIIYVGCDWVWVTFMLAGVGSFGGAVYAGNQMNHIALSPRYAGTMYGITNSAANICGFLAPYVIGLIINHRETLTQWHIVFWLAAALNIGGNFIYLIFASAEEQSWSRAARPARSSRAPLRA, from the exons ATGCCGCCGCACAAGTGGACGGACGAGACGCGCGACGCCTCCTGCTACTACGCGGACGCGGATGATGCTGCCAACAGGCGGcacccctcctcctcctccctcgacgacgacgacgacgatgatgatgccgaCGACGAGCAGGAGGCGTTTTGCGCTGGCGACAGGCCGCTCATTaggggcggcggcggtggcgttgGCGGTGCGGCCGCAGCGGGGG TCGAGGGCCGTGACAGCTGCGGCCTGAAGACACGCCACATTTTCGGCCTGATGGGATTCCTGGGCTTCGCCGTGGTCTATGCCATGCGGGTGAACCTGTCGGTGGCGATTGTGGCCATGGTCAACCAGACGGCGATTCCCCACAGCAACGGGTCTGTGGTGGACGATGACACGTGCCCCATGCCGGAGCCGGGGCGCAACGACAGCGGCCACCGGATGCCCGAGGGCGAGTTCGTCTGGGACGAGGCCACCCAGGGCCTGGTGCTGGGCAGCTTCTTCTACGGCTACGTGCTCACCCAAGTGCCGGGCGGACGCATGGCCGAGCTGATTGGCGGAAAACTGATCTACGGCTACGGTGTGCTGGTCACGGCCATCTTCACGCTCCTCACGCCGCTGGCGGCACGCTGGGACCTGCCGCTGCTCATCCTGGTGCGCATACTCGAGGGCATGGGCGAGGGCGTCACATATCCGGCCATGCACGCGATGCTGGCCCACTGGATACCCCCGTTGGAGCGCAACAAGTTCGCGGCAATTGTCTATGCCGGCTCGAACATCGGCACCGTGATCTCCATGCCCCTGGCCGGATGGCTCTGCTCGCTGGACTTTCTCGGCGGCTGGCCCTCGGCCTTCTACATCTTTGGCCTGCTGGGCATCCTGTGGTTCGTCTGCTGGATGTATCTGGTGTACGACAGGCCCAGCCTGCATCCGCGCATCTCCATCAAGGAGCGCGAGTACATCGAGAGGAGTCTTCGCACTCAGTCGCTGATCAGCCAGACTGCAGACGAGGAGgaagatgaggaggaggaggctggcGACGGGGATGCTGGCGTTCGACTGCGACATGGAGACATGGATGAGAACATACCCTGGCGCTCGCTGCTCAGCTCGGTGCCGCTGTGGGCCATCCTGCTGACGCAGTGCGGCCAGGGCTGGGCCTTCTACACGCAGCTGACGGAGCTGCCCACCTACATGAGCAACATCCTGCACTTTGACATCCAGTCGAATGCCCTGCTCAACGCTGTGCCCTACCTGACCGCCTGGTTCGTGGGCATCGCCTGCTCCGCCCTGGCCGACTGGATGCTGGCCCGGCGCTACATCTCCCTGGTCAACTCCTACAAGCTGTGGAACACGGTGGCCTCCGTCGTGCCGTCGCTGGGCCTGATCGGCATCATCTACGTGGGCTGCGACTGGGTCTGGGTCACCTTCATGCTGGCGGGCGTCGGCTCCTTTGGCGGCGCCGTCTACGCCGGCAATCAGATGAATCACATTGCGCTGAGTCCACGCTACGCGGGCACCATGTACGGCATCACCAATTCGGCGGCCAACATCTGCGGCTTCCTCGCGCCCTATGTCATCGGGCTGATCATCAATCACCGCGAGACCCTCACCCAGTGGCACATTGTCTTCTGGCTGGCCGCCGCCCTCAATATTGGCGGCAACTTTATCTATCTAATCTTCGCCAGTGCCGAGGAGCAGAGCTGGTCGCGCGCCGCTCGTCCAGCTCGCAGCTCACGGGCCCCACTGCGCGCCTAG